CAGATGCCGCTCCGGAGACATGTGTGCTGTCGGGGGTGTTGCAGCACAGGTCAAGAATCCAGAAATGTTGACCTGTGGTGTACACCCCCGTGCGGCGCACATCGACGCGCGAGTGGCTCTGGTCGGCCGGGCCGTTGGCAGCCGGTGTCCTTGACAGCCGTCGACAGGCCCCCGCCCCACCTCGTGCTACGGAGCACTAGCACTCCAGGTCGGCCAGCGCGGCGCGCAGTAGCTGCAGGCCGTTGCGGGCCAGCGCGTCGGCTTCGCCCGGCTCGACCTCGAGCTCCATCGCGGCACCGACCGGGCCCTCGGCGTAGCCGTGTGCGGCGACGACCGCGGCCCGCTCGGCGGGCGGCAGAGCGGCCAGTGCCGCCTCAAGCCGGTCGAGCACCTCGGGATGGCTGGCGGTCGGTTCGGCCGCGGCCACCGCCTCGACGAGGTGCGACGGCAGAGGCCGGCAGCGGGGTGGACGCTCGCTGGTCACGCGACTCCTCGACTGGCTGGGTCCGGGCGGGCTCGTGTCCGGGCGGGCGGGGGCCCGGGCGGGTCCCTGGAGAACAAGTCAGCCGCCCCGGTCGCCCGGAGCGGCTGCCTTGCGCCTTCCCGTCAGGTCGCCTCACGGCGGTGTGTCGCTCTTGGCGACTGTGTTGGGACCGGGGGCCATGTATCGGGTCGGCACTGACAGTCAACCGCACGATCGGCCGGACGATTCCCCCGGTCGGGTGCACCAGTCCTAGTTCTCCGGAGCCGACACCGAGTCGTCCGGAGCCGACGCGGGTGCCGCAGCCGGCTCCGGCGCAGCGACCTGCCCCGGTGCCGGCTGGGGCGCGGCCGGCGTGACCTGCTCTGGTGCGGCCGGCGCGGGTGCGGCCTGTTCCGGTGCGGGCGTGGCTGGAGTGGAACCCGAGACGTCGCTCCCGCCCGCGGCCGGCACGACGGCCCCGACCGGGACGTCCTCACCGGCCGGGCCGGGCGCCGCCGTGACGGGCGCACTCTCCCCCTGGCCCGGTCGCCGCTGACCGCGACCGCCGGCCTGCCGCTCGCCGGGCTCACCCGCCGGCCGGGAGTCCGGACGGGGGCGCCCACGGCGGGACTTGCGGCCCTCGCCCGGCGCGCTGGGCGCACCTTGCCGCGACGCGACCTGCGGCGCACGCCGGCCCGGCCCGCCCATGTCCATGGCGCCGGCCAGCCCGTACTCCTGGACGAGCAGTTCCATCTTGGCCTGCTCGGCCGGATCGGCATTCTCGGCCTTGCTGTGCGCCAGGTCGCGCAGGGCGTCCAGGCGCTGGCGGCGTCGACCCGGGTCGTCCGAGGAGTGGGTCAGCAGGACGGCGTGGGCCATGCAGGCCGCGGTGCCCGCCACGGAGGTGGCGGCCTCGCGAACCAGGGCGAGGTCGGCGATGCAGGGGGCACAGTACGAGAGAGAGGTCACCGGAGCACGGTAGCCGTCTCAGCCCGGGCCCCGGCCGCGGTCCAGGCGCACCGTCGCCTTGCGGCCCTTGATCTGCGTCGCGCGCAGCGCCTGGACGACCTCGCCCGCGGCGGCCTCGGGGATCTCCACCAGGGAGAAGCGGTCCGCGATCTCGATGGCGCCGATGTCCCGGCCGCTCAGGCTGGACTCGCCGGTGATCGCACCGACCAGGTCCTGCGGCCGCACACCCGCCGCGCGGCCGAGCCCGACGAACAGCCGGGTGTTGTCGGTCCGGGCCTTGCGCACGGGGCGCTCCGCAGCGGGGCGTCCGCGACCTGCGACCGGGCCCGGTGACGCCGCTGGGGCCGGTCGCGGCGCCACCGCCGGGATGTCCTCGTCGTCCTCGCCGGCAGGTCCCGTCGTCGTCTCGTGCGCCAGCTTGACCGCCGCCAGCGCCACCTGCACCACGTCGAACTCGTCGGTCAGGGCGTCCAGCACGACCGAGTAACCGTCCAGGTCGTCCTCGATCAAAGCCTCGTGCAGCGCCGCCCGGGTGAGCTCCAGCCGGCGCGCGCGCAGGTCGGCGACCGTCGGCACCTTCTCGACCACGATCCGCTGTCCGGTGACCCGCTCGATCGTCTTGAGCATCCGGTGCTCGCGCGGTTCGGCCAGCGTGATGGCCATGCCCTCCCGCCCCGCCCGGCCGACCCGGCCGATGCGGTGGACATACGCCTCCGGGGTCGACGGCACGTTGTAGTTCACGACGTGCGTCAGGTGCTCGACGTCCAGCCCGCGGGCAGCGACGTCGGTGGCGATCAGCAGGTCGGCGGTGCGGCTGCGTAGCCGGCCCATGACCTTGTCGCGCTGCTCCTGGCCGAGTCCCCCGTGCAGCGCCTCCGCGCGGTAGCCCCGGCCGTTGAGCGTCTCCGTCAGCGCGTCGACCTCCTCCCTCGTACGGCAGAAGACGATCGCGGCCTCGGGCGACTCGACGTCCAGCACCCGGCCGAGGGCAGCCGGCTTGTGCGGGCGCGCGACGACGTACGCGCTCTGCCGCACCTTGGGCGCCTCCCCCGCCTGCGCCTGCTCGCGGTGGATCTCGATGCGCACCGGGTCGCGAAGGTGGCGTCGGGCGATCCGGTCGACGCGCGACGGCATGGTGGCCGAGAACAACACCGTCTGGCGGCCGGCAGGGGTGTCCTCCAGGATCGCCTCGATGTCGTCGGCGAAGCCCATGTCCAGCATCTCGTCCGCCTCGTCGAGCACCACGGTGAGCAGCTCGGACAGGTCGAGGGTGCCGCGGGTGATGTGGTCGGTCACCCGGCCGGGGGTGCCGACCACGATGTCGACGCCTCGCTCGAGCTCGCGAAGCTGCCGGCCGATCGGCTGGCCGCCGTACACAGGCAGCACCCGGGCCCCGGCACCCGGCCCGAAAAGGTCCCTGCCGTAGCGATGGACGGCCTCGCTGACCTGCATCGCCAGCTCACGGGTCGGAGCGAGCACCAGGGAGACCGGCGCGCCGCCGCCGCGTCCGCCACGCCGCTCCAGTCGCTGGAGCAGCGGCAGAGCGAACGCCGCGGTCTTGCCGGTACCGGTGGCGGCCTGACCCAGCAGGTCACGCCCCTCGAGCAGCGGCGGGATCGCCTCCCGCTGAATCGGCGTCGGCTCCTCGTAACCCAGCGCGGTCAGTGCGGCGAGCAGCTCGGCGCGCAGCGCCAGGTCGGCGAAGCTCGCCGGCTCGTTCGCCGTCGCCATAGGTTCCTTTCGTACATCAGCTCGCGTGATCAGCTCCCCAGCCTTGCGCACCGTCCCCCGGCGGCCCGCGCCGGTCCCCGCGGTGCAATGCTGGCGGGGGCGCGAACAGGGACGTGCCCGCTGGGCCGGTCCGTGCGCCGGAGGCGGGAAGGACGGGGCGTGGACTACGCAGCGCTGTTCGCCGCCCTTCCCACGCCGTATCTCGTCCTGACGCCCGACCTGGTCATCGCCGAGGCCAACGACGCCTATCTCGCCGCCGTCGGGCGCACCCGCGAGGACCTCGTCGGCCGCCCGGTCTTCGAGGCCTTCCCGCCGAGGCCGGACGCCCTGGACGACAGCGGGGTCTCGCGGGTCCAGGTCTCCTTCGAGCGGGCCCGCGACACCGGTCGGCCGGACACCATGCCCATCCAGAAGTACGACATCCCGGACACCGGGACCGGTGAGTTCGTCGAGCGCTTCTGGTCGCTGATCAGCGTTCCGGTGCTGGACGAGCAGGGCCGCACCGTCCTGGTGGTGCAGCGGGCCGAGGACGTCACCGACTACATCCGCGAGCGCGAGCGCGGTGCGGCCGAGCGCGAACGCGGGGAGGCCTGGCGACGCAAGGTCGAGGAGATCGAGACCCACCTGTTCGCGCGCGGGCAGGAGCTGTCCGCCGCCGTGCGGGCCCGCGAGATCGCCAGCCGGCGAATCGCCAGCCTGGCAGAGGTGGCGGTCCAGCTCAGCACGGCACAGACCGTGGAGGACCTGGCGACGGTGATCGTCGAGCGTGGTCTGGTCGCCCTGGGCGCCGACGGCGGTGCCGTCGCCGTACGCGTAGGCGACGTCCTGCAGCTGGCCATCACCGCCTCGCTCGGCGTCCGGACGCAGGTCGACTACGCGGAGCTGCCACTGGACGGCCCGCTGCCCGTCTCG
The sequence above is drawn from the Mycobacteriales bacterium genome and encodes:
- a CDS encoding DEAD/DEAH box helicase, which produces MATANEPASFADLALRAELLAALTALGYEEPTPIQREAIPPLLEGRDLLGQAATGTGKTAAFALPLLQRLERRGGRGGGAPVSLVLAPTRELAMQVSEAVHRYGRDLFGPGAGARVLPVYGGQPIGRQLRELERGVDIVVGTPGRVTDHITRGTLDLSELLTVVLDEADEMLDMGFADDIEAILEDTPAGRQTVLFSATMPSRVDRIARRHLRDPVRIEIHREQAQAGEAPKVRQSAYVVARPHKPAALGRVLDVESPEAAIVFCRTREEVDALTETLNGRGYRAEALHGGLGQEQRDKVMGRLRSRTADLLIATDVAARGLDVEHLTHVVNYNVPSTPEAYVHRIGRVGRAGREGMAITLAEPREHRMLKTIERVTGQRIVVEKVPTVADLRARRLELTRAALHEALIEDDLDGYSVVLDALTDEFDVVQVALAAVKLAHETTTGPAGEDDEDIPAVAPRPAPAASPGPVAGRGRPAAERPVRKARTDNTRLFVGLGRAAGVRPQDLVGAITGESSLSGRDIGAIEIADRFSLVEIPEAAAGEVVQALRATQIKGRKATVRLDRGRGPG